The uncultured Fibrobacter sp. genome includes the window CGGTTGGTGAGCCTGCCGAACCATGCCGAAGGGCCGACGCCCACAGAATCAAAAAAAAATAACATATTGTCAGTCAACGAGTTAGAGGCGCCCATCGAAGGTGATTTTTTACACTTTTTCTTGTAAACAGGCCTTTACGAAACAAGGCAAAGATACTACATTATTCTTACAGACAATTTTCAAGGAGACATTATGTTTAAGAAAGTCGCCCTCGCTGCAGCCATCGCCGCTACAGCCTCGTTTGCAACCTACAACTACTTCCCGGTTCTCGACAACCACAAGGGACAGGTCACTATCGGTGAAGCAGACGTGTTCCAGGACAAGTCTACCGTCGGAATCCTCTACGTCAAGGGTCGCTATACCGTCATTCCCAACTTGGAACTGGGTCTGGATATTCCTTTTGTCGTCGTGAACTACTGGGACGGCGACGACACCGAACACACCGGTCTTGACAACATTACCCTCATGGGCCGCTACCAGTTCATGCCCACCATGAACGCCTTCTTGGATTTCGCCCTCCCCACCTGCAACGACGACATCTGTGGTGACGACGACCACTTCACTTTCCACTTCGGTGCCCAATACTCCCAGAAGTTCGGCATGATCGACTTTGGCTCTGAACTCGGCCTCGCCCTCGAAACCAAGGGCAAGGACAAGGCCACTCCGCCCTGGACCCTGAACCTCGGCCTCGAAGGCGACTTCTTAGTAAGCCAGATGTTCGTTCCGTACGTCGGACTTGACCTCGGCATGCTGC containing:
- a CDS encoding transporter produces the protein MFKKVALAAAIAATASFATYNYFPVLDNHKGQVTIGEADVFQDKSTVGILYVKGRYTVIPNLELGLDIPFVVVNYWDGDDTEHTGLDNITLMGRYQFMPTMNAFLDFALPTCNDDICGDDDHFTFHFGAQYSQKFGMIDFGSELGLALETKGKDKATPPWTLNLGLEGDFLVSQMFVPYVGLDLGMLLGKYTYDGEDGDKSYTGKFGIAPFLGANINFNQMFTLGLGLNFLVGGKDYLVVKTGRDEVKTTFDIHLDINF